One genomic region from Lacerta agilis isolate rLacAgi1 chromosome 13, rLacAgi1.pri, whole genome shotgun sequence encodes:
- the DUT gene encoding deoxyuridine 5'-triphosphate nucleotidohydrolase, mitochondrial — translation MPCSEADLAPSPSKRPKVSGCEAPGEKLRFSKLSENASAPSRGSSRAAGYDLYSAHDIEIPASGKAVVKTDIQIALPSGCYGRVAPRSGLAAKHFIDVGAGVIDEDYRGNVGVVLFNFGKEPFKVKKGDRIAQLICERIYYPELEEVQVLDETERGSGGFGSTGQK, via the exons ATGCCTTGTTCTGAAGCGGACCTTGCCCCTTCCCCCAGCAAGAGGCCAAAAGTCTCCGGCTGTGAGGCGCCCGGCGAGAAACTCCGCTTCTCCAAGCTGTCGGAAAACGCGTCCGCTCCTTCCAGGGGCTCCTCCCGGGCTGCGGGCTATGACTTGTACAG TGCACATGACATTGAAATCCCTGCTTCAGGGAAGGCTGTAGTGAAAACAGACATTCAGATTGCCCTTCCTTCTGGATGTTATGGTCGAGTAG CTCCTCGCTCTGGTTTAGCTGCAAAACACTTCATAGATGTTGGTG CTGGAGTTATTGATGAGGATTACAGAGGGAATGTTGGTGTTGTACTGTTTAACTTTGGAAAGGAACCTTTTAAAG TTAAAAAGGGGGACAGGATTGCCCAGCTAATCTGTGAGCGCATCTACTATCCTGAGCTTGAAGAAGTCCAG GTTTTGGATGAAACAGAACGTGGCTCAGGAGGTTTTGGATCAACTGGCCAGAAATAA